The Macadamia integrifolia cultivar HAES 741 chromosome 3, SCU_Mint_v3, whole genome shotgun sequence genome segment AACCTTGAAAGAGAGGATAAATGGCATTAGCACAATATGTTCAAGAGAAAAGAACTCTTTCTGTTTGCATGTGTCTACATCTAGACATAGCAGATGCAGAAAAATCGTACTATTTCCATCGTAGATGTTTGTACGTGTCTTCCCAGTGATCGCTCATGCTGACATGTACCTACTCCTGAGGACAGCGTCCTATTATCCTTTTATGTTTATCAAGTTGCAGGCAAAGTAAAGCCCCGGTCAagaccattgttagttaaaacgggaacgacaaaaaaacagagacgtacgatacgggttttaaacagataagaACGGTGAAcggtacggtaaaaaaaaaaagggtcaaaaaaacaagaaacgTCAAACGGACagaaacgaacggtacgagtattaaacgtgtagttttcaaaaaaatgaaaccaaaaaaaggcaatatactcatgtaatttgagagattattacctgtatacctACATCTAATATTCTAAACtacatcaacatcaaacattcatgcatatatcatccaaaatatagcatccaatgtaaattccaaattaaaacttaatacaccatattaaaaaagacatgtccaaaaaaaaaaaaaaaaaagagcagagCCAGACTGCTGGACTATGATGGCACCCAAGCCTTTATAGGGTTGTGGCCCTTGATCCTAAGTGATTCAGATGCTGATTCTGAGTTTTGAAACATTGTGTAAAACAGAACTTTCTAGATAGCTTATTGTGAATTTCCATATAGGCGACCCAAGCCTTTCTCTAACATTAAGTACCTAAAGTACAAATTGAGAATTTAAGGTCGTATATAATATACACCCCTAGTAGCATCGAAGAAAAAAAGGATCTTACAACAACAATGATAGCAAAAGAATTAGAAGATATGGTATGTTTtctggagaaaaaaataaaaaatgatggcCAAAATTTTGACAACACAATCGCTAAGGTAACCATGAAAATTGAAGACTCATGCCATATACTCAAATGGATGTGGCAACCAAGGAGAGACCTGCCTCACCATACTGGCATTTGTTAAGGTGGGTTGCCGGCATATTCAGTATACAGAGAACCTGGGCCCCTATTGAACCACATTGACCACAGCCACCCCTTGTGGATTACATGGTAAACTCGGCAGATAATGAGGGATCTACAGAGCAGGATGGAGCACTAATCAAATTTACTCATTTCTAACCCTATCTGGTTAGAAATGagtacatttaaaaaaaaaatgagggaagaagaagaagaagaagactgctCACTGTTGTTGACTGAGTGAGGATTGAGGACTGAGgaagaggtagaagaagagggTTTCCTTCGATCGGCTGTGTCGACGCCCGAGATCCGACGATCTGTTACTGCTGCTGTCGATGACTCGATGCCCCAGTTCCGACGAGGCAACGACCTGCTATTGCTGCTATCAACGCCTGAGTTTCCTTCGATTGGCTGCTGTCGGTGCCAGAGATCGAtgactgctactgctactgtcgacgatggaagaagaagaagaagaagaagaagactgctactgctactgtcgACGACTCGACGGCAGAGTTCCGACGACCTGCTACTATTGTTGTCGATGCCCGACGGCCCGAGTTTCGAATTCCGACCTGTGTTGCTCTCACGAATCACATCAAGGTCTCACGGAGTCACGGAcagagatgtggaattgtggatttggggaagaaatggGGTTTCGAATGGTTTTTACGTTTTGTttagttttggggtttttttttttttctaattagtataacaaattcctattttgcccttaaaaaatgcacacgtgttttaaacgtgtgTTTTAAACGTTTTATTTTGCCGTTTTCGGTTTTTTTCGCATTGTATAGAGACATACGGcaaaacgcattttaaacggtaaaaaaagacaatcgcgttttaactaacagtggtcaaGACTCAAGGaccttttttcttgttctttgtcTTTCATGAATGGTGAATGAATCATGATCAATTGACTTAAAAACGTatctgaaaagaaaaagtaaagaaaacatTGCTCATATGTCAATTTTTCTCTGGCCCACAATTTTCTGCACCTTAATTCTTGATGGATTATTGCTCCTGTTAATGTATTGCATTGGATTGGGTTCTTGAGGGATTCTGTAAAACCGATTGGACCGGACTGGATTGAGGTTCAGAGTTCATTAATTTACATCTCATCAATACGAGAAACAGGTTAtggctttctttttttctcctctttttttttttttttttggataaaagaGAATTCATTCAAGAGAAGAATAGTGAACAACCTAACCTTTCCTAAAGAATAAGCTTATGAAATCAAGGAACAAAATATCACCACTCTGTCTTACACAAAATCGATGGGGGGCCTTCATGGCCATGcacattttaaattttatggGATTTGTCGCAATTCCAAGCATGCCCCCCGTCAGACTCAGGACTCAAGACCAATTGATTCAAAAAgtatcagaaaagaaaaagaaaaacaaaaagaaaaaggccgtgttggaaaccaaaaaaaaaaaataataataataataataataataatacccttAAATGTATGTCAGTCAATTTGTCAATGGCCCACAATAATTTTCTTGAAGAATTATTGTTGCTCCTGTTAATGATTCTGTGAAAAGGCCGTGAAAAACACGGGGTATGGACTTGGACGTTAATCAGAGTCTTGAGACTCTtgaaggtaggggtgtcaattcctaaatcgaaccggtaaaaccggccggactgAATCGATAACAACccgaaccaaatcgaaccgaagccttattggttcggttcggtttcaagtattgtaaccccaaaaccaaatcgaaccgcaccgaaaaccggatgaacccgaaaccaaatcgaaaccggctcaaaacccggaccgaaaccgaaaccaaaccggtaagaaaccaaaacactccaaaattcattaaaaaaattaaaatttgaatagttttgtatacatttgtatggaaaatcgaattcaaactagaccaaaaatcaaaaccaacccggttacaaatcgatttaagaaatcgaagttcaacaattcatcatttggttgtttcctaatggcttcataccggtttaaaaaaccgatccaaactgaaatgaacctaataaatccaaaccggtaccaacccgaacccaaaccgcaccgaaaccgacaccggaccgaaaccgataaatccttattgggtcggtttcggtcacttccaaactcacaccgaaaccggtggaaccggaccgaaaccgcaccgacccggaccgttgacacccctacttgaaGGTATTGCCGTGAAAAGCACGCAGAAATCTTCATCTCTCCTGGTCCTGGGCAGTGGCCTCTAACTTAATGCTACACAATAGTAAGAGGCCTTAGTCATGGGGctgagatagagagagagagagattggttgGGTCAATGTGTGAGCCAAGTTCAACAACTGGGTCATTGGAGATCCATGTGAATTGGGATGGTTCCTCCTCAAATCTCTCCTTTCATTTGTTCCCAGAATTTTACTATAAATATCTCTAACCGCTTCTTCATTTGTTCACTGCCACCCAATAGAATTCATAGCATAATTCCAAGCATGGCTTCTACTTGCTCTTCCCCCTTTATTCCCTCCATGACAacccttttcttctccctctcaacCTTTGCTTTCTTCTTACTTTCTGCTATTTCACCTGTTTCGACTTCTTCTACTTCGTCTGCGTTTACTTCTACCACTACCATCACTGCTGCTCAACAAACAGAGGCTCTCTTGAACTGGAAAGCCACCCTCCTCCACTCTCATCTTATTCTGCCTTCTTGGACACTCACCAATTCTTCCTCTTAttcccattcccattcccacccttcccattcccattcccaCCCTTGCAATTGGGTAGGTATTGTTTGCAATCAGCTCGGCAGTGTCTCCCACATACAACTACCGGATATGGGTTTGCAAGGTACGCTCAAAAGCTTCAACTTTACTACTTTCCCCGATCTTGTTCATCTTCAACTCACCAACTTTTCTCTCATTGGTACCATTCCTTTTCAGATAAGTAGCCTTTCCAGACTTAGATTCCTATCTCTGTCTTACAATCAACTCTACGGTGAAATTCCATCAGAGATCACTATGCTAACAAGTCTTCAATTCTTATATCTTGGTGCTAATCATCTCAGTGGCTCTATACCATCGGGTATAGGAAAGATGAATCATCTTATAGAACTATATGTGGGTGAAAACAATCTCAATGGTTCAATTCTTGCATCTTTGGGTGATTTGTACAATGTTACTCTTTTAGACCTCTCTGTTAATTCACTTTCTGGCTCTATTCCTTCAGAAATAGGAAACTTGAAAAATCTGACAATATTATCTCTGTATCAGAATAATTTTTCTGGTCCTATTCCCTTGGAAATAGGAAACTTGGCATCCCTTGTAGAAttagatttttctgaaaatctTTTGACTGGTTTGATTCCCATCACTTTTGGAAACTTGACCAAGTTATCCTTATTGAACTTGCTTGGAAATCAATTATCCGGTATCATCCCTGCATCCATAGGAAATTTGAAAAATCTAAGTGAGTTATATATGTGTAGTAATTCTCTAACAGGATCCATCCCTTCCACATTTGGGAACCTAACCAAGTTGACCAAGTTATATCTGTATCAAAATAATCTTTCTGGTCCCATTCCTTTAGAAATAGGAAACTTGAAAAATCTGAAAACATTATATCTGTATAAGAATAATATTTCTGGTCCCATTCCTTCGGAAATAGGAAACTTGGCATCCCTTGTAGAATTAGATTTTGCTGAAAATCTCTTGACTGGTTCGATTCCCATCACTTTTGGAAACTTGACCAAGTTATCCTTCTTGTACTTGTTTGGAAATCAATTATCCGGCATCATCCCTGCATCCATGGGAAATTTGAAAAATCTGAGTGAGTTATATATGGATAGTAATTCTCTGACAGGATCCATCCCTTCCACATTTGGGAACCTAAACAAGCTGACCAAGTTATTTCTGTATAAAAATAATCTTTCTGATCCTATTCCTTTAGAAATAGGAAACTTGGCATCCCttttaaatttggatttttctgaaaaTCTTCTAACAGGTTCGATTCCCATCACTATTGGAAACTTAACCAAGTTATCCATCTTGAACTTGTTTAGAAATCAATTATCCGGCATCATCCCTGCATCCATTGGAAACTTGGCATCCCTTGtacaattaattttttatgaaaatcttCTGACAGGTTTGATTCCCATCACTATTGGAAACTTAACCAAGTTATCCATCTTGAAATTGTTTGGCAATCAATTATCCGGCGTCATCCCAGCATCCATTGGAAACTTGAAAAGCTTAGTTAACTTGCAACTCAGTCAAAATAATTTCTCTGGCAATTTACCGCAACAACTATGCATTGGAGGATCACTTTCATATTTCATTGCAAAGAACAATAGTTTCACGGGTCCCATCCCACAAGGCTTGAGAAATTGCACAAGCTTATTGAGAGTCAGACTAGAAAACAACCAACTGGAGGGAAATATTTCAGAAGTTTTTGGTTCGTACCCACATTTGAATTACATCGATCTGAGTAATAACAAACTCTATGGTGAGATTTCACCAAATTGGGGAAAGTGCCCAAATCTTACAAGCCTACGGATGTCGAGGAATGAGATTACTGGTAGGATACCTCTAGAGCTTGTTGGGAAGTCATCTCAACTACAGAGACTTGACCTGTCTTCCAACCGTTTATTTGGAGAGATTCCTAAGGAATTAGGGGAGATGAAGGCTTTGTCTAGCCTGAATTTGAGCGGTAACCAGCTTTCAGGCAGGTTGCCATCGGAAATTGGAAAGTTGTCTAACTTAGAAGATCTTGACTTATCAGTCAATAATCTAAGTGGACCTATTCCACAGCACCTAGGGGATTGCTCCAAATTGATATACCTACACTTGGGTATGAACCGATTTAATGGAAGCATTCCAAACCAAATGGGTAACCTGATTTCACTACAAATTCTAATGGATCTTAGTCATAATCAACTCTCGGGAGTGATACCATCAGAGATTGGGCAATTGCATAGTCTAGAAATTTTAAATCTCTCACACAATATGCTCTCCGGCTCCATTCCCCCATCATTGGAACAATTGTTGAGTTTGACATCCATTGACATATCATATAATGAGTTGGAAGGTCCGATTCCCGATATTAAAGCCTTCAAAGATGCTCCTAAAGAGGCTTTCACCAGTAATAAAGCATTGTGTGGGAATGCTTCAAAAAATTTGCCCTCTTGCAGTTCTTCAATGGTAGAAAAGAGGAATACTGGAAAGAAGCACAAATTCATCATTTGTATCTTACTTCCTATTTTGagtgtgatgcttctactatcCATAGTTATAAGAATTGTTTGGGTTTTTcatagaaagggaaagaaaaagattgaaATGGGACAAACGGAAAGAATTCATCAGATAGATCTATTCGCAATATATAACTATGATGGTAGAATTGTGCATGAAAATATCATTGAAGCCACAGAGATATTTGATGACAAGCATTGCATTGGGAAGGGAGGCTATGGAAGTGTTTACAAAGCAACTTTATCAACCGGTCAAGTGGTAGCTGTGAAGAAGCTTCATCCATTACAAGAAGATGCTGACAACATGGTCAACCTAAAGCATTTTACAAATGAGATTCGTGCATTAACTGAAATACGACATCGCAACATTGTTAAATTCTATGGTTTTTGTTCACATGCACAACActcatatttggtttatgaatATTTGGAAAGGGGAAGTTTGGCGAAGATCCTAGGAGATGTGGAGAAGGCAATAGAGTTGGATTGGATCAAGAGAATAAGTGTAATTAAAGGTGTGGCCAATGCGCTATCTTACATGCACCATGATTGCTCGCCACCAATTATTCATAGAGATGTATCAAGTAGCAATATTTTGTTGGATTCAGAGTATGAGGCTAGTGTGTCGGATTTTGGCATTGCAAGGATTCTAATGCCCGATTCAAGTAATTGGACTTCTCTTGCAGGCACTTATGGTTATATTGCTCCaggtaatttatttctttcttttacatAATATACAAAATCCTATAATATTCCTCAATATAccaaatttattaatgaaaatatatttgTATTCCTTAGTTTTCTTTATTAATGTTACCATTATTTGGCCGAGTTTGTAAAAAAatgacttttcttttaattttttctgttGAAATACTTTTGTAGAAAAATTTGAGCATCGATATGCTTTATTGCCTTTTAAAatcaatttattttctatctAAATTCTTTTGGTACAAATGCTTCTGTAGATAAATTTTTTCATTGATATGTTGTAATACATTTTTTTCCTGTGCATTTTTTATAAAGAAATTTTTCCTTCACACATACAGGATGGTTTACCCATCTtcttagggttcacaaacccctataggttttagtatttttcccAAAACACCCTCTTGATACGTCTCATGCATATTAAAAGAGCCACAGGCCGTGGCCATAGGAAAAGttagtcctttttttttctgtatgaAACTTTGAGTATTGATTTATGATGATACAAAATTTTAAGACTTTTGATTGATGTAATGTTATAAGATATTTCATAATTGTTATAGCTTAGTTCTAATGAGTTTACCAATGTATTACAAATCTAACATATGAGACTCTAGTTCAACCATTTATTCTAAAGCATCAACAATCAATGCATTCCCTAGAAATGTATTTTGtaattcaaatataatattttagCAACATCCATGACAAAGATTGACTAACTTTCTTTTTCTGCAGAGTTTGCTTATACAATGAAGGTGACAGAAAAGTGTGATGTATATAGCTTCGGTGTGATAACAATAGAAACATTAATGGGAAGGCACCCCAGTGAACTCCTTTCATCTTTATCActatcatcattgtcatcattgGCATCATCATCAATTGTGCAGACGATGATGTTGAAAGATGTTTTGGACCAACGGCTCCCTCCTCCCACGACTGAAGTTTATGGACCGATGGTTTCTATGGCAAAAATCGCATTTGCATGCTTGAATGTTGATCCCCAATCTCGGCCAACCATGAAGCATGTGTCTCAGGAGCTATCATCTCACAAACCATTTTCTCTCGAGTCATTTCACACAATCACATTAGAAGAATTCTTGCATGGAGGAAGAGTACTAGGGTAGCTATCAGGAAGCTAATCCAATCGCTGGCTTCCTTGCTAAATCAGCAACCATATTGGAAACATTGGGCTGTTTGACTTCTTGGCCAACATCCTTCGAAGGGGACCTTACGGTTGATACTCAATGAAGACCTAGGTTTTATGTCTGCTAGctctattttgatttgattttctttcagcTTGTGTTCTCTAGTCGGTtccctactgatggccatgccgaaggcgGGGATTTGTCTAGTTGATTTTGTTTGGTGTTTCTGGATTTTCCCAActtctttgtatattctttctttcatattctctttttatatatatgatcCTTTAGTGAAACAAGAAAATATTAGGGTTGATGCCAGCTCCTCTATCTTGGTAGAGAAATCCAATATGTGATTCATATATCATATATAACGGGTTATGTTGTTTTCTAataatctaaattttttttcaagataaaGTTATGTGCTAAGTGGATTTTTGTTCTTGTTGTGTACATTGTAATTTTACATACTACTATGAGAAAGTGGCAATCTCTTTCCAATGAGAGAGAGTCTTCTATATCCATTTCTTTATTCTTGCATTTTCTATATTCACATAATGTTTAATTATGCCATTGAAGTCTTTCTGTTTCTCCATTAATTTGGTGTTGGATTTGGGAGCTGGCAATTGGTTGGTGGAGCTCTTCTCTGCCTTCTTCTCAATTTGGTTTAAGAGTGAGAAGCAATGgttaattttccttttctctctcacaTGAAgtcttaattttattattttatgtaggCCCCATGTGGATGATACCACTCTTCGCGTTACCATTGGTATGGTATGCAGATTCTTCCCCACAATAGCATCATAGGGAACACTCTCCCCCTTAAACTAGGGAAAGATCCCTACCAGGCAATACCCCCTATACCCTCTCATAAGGGTTTGTGAAATGACCAAGTAGGCCTCATGTTGGATGCCTCCATGCACTGTCCCATTGGCTGAGGTGTTGGTGCAAGCTGCGCACAGCTTGGTAGTTATCCTTAACTATATCCTAGCCaccttaaacttaaaaaataattactaACTATAATTGTTAATATTTCAATCTTCAACTTTCAGAAGAAAATTTTAGATTagaaaaaaaacctcaaatcttcgaATTCAATTACTTATATGATGACATTTGAACTATTTTGAATATCGTATATAATTTCAGTTatgtttctttcattttttgtctAATAATCTAAGCAATTTTTTCAAGATAAAGTTATGTACCGAGTGGATTTAAGTTCTTTTTGTGTTCATTGTAGTTTTCTCTCTTCACATAATGTTTATTTATGCCATTGAAGTCTTTCTGTTTCTCCATTAATTTGGTGGTTGACTTTGGGAGCTTCCAATTGGTTGGTAGAGCAAATCTTCTCTACCATATCCTCAATTTGGATTGAGAGTGAGAAGCAATGGTTAATTTTCCTTTACTCTCTCACATGAagtcttttattattttatctctc includes the following:
- the LOC122074425 gene encoding probable leucine-rich repeat receptor-like protein kinase At1g35710, encoding MASTCSSPFIPSMTTLFFSLSTFAFFLLSAISPVSTSSTSSAFTSTTTITAAQQTEALLNWKATLLHSHLILPSWTLTNSSSYSHSHSHPSHSHSHPCNWVGIVCNQLGSVSHIQLPDMGLQGTLKSFNFTTFPDLVHLQLTNFSLIGTIPFQISSLSRLRFLSLSYNQLYGEIPSEITMLTSLQFLYLGANHLSGSIPSGIGKMNHLIELYVGENNLNGSILASLGDLYNVTLLDLSVNSLSGSIPSEIGNLKNLTILSLYQNNFSGPIPLEIGNLASLVELDFSENLLTGLIPITFGNLTKLSLLNLLGNQLSGIIPASIGNLKNLSELYMCSNSLTGSIPSTFGNLTKLTKLYLYQNNLSGPIPLEIGNLKNLKTLYLYKNNISGPIPSEIGNLASLVELDFAENLLTGSIPITFGNLTKLSFLYLFGNQLSGIIPASMGNLKNLSELYMDSNSLTGSIPSTFGNLNKLTKLFLYKNNLSDPIPLEIGNLASLLNLDFSENLLTGSIPITIGNLTKLSILNLFRNQLSGIIPASIGNLASLVQLIFYENLLTGLIPITIGNLTKLSILKLFGNQLSGVIPASIGNLKSLVNLQLSQNNFSGNLPQQLCIGGSLSYFIAKNNSFTGPIPQGLRNCTSLLRVRLENNQLEGNISEVFGSYPHLNYIDLSNNKLYGEISPNWGKCPNLTSLRMSRNEITGRIPLELVGKSSQLQRLDLSSNRLFGEIPKELGEMKALSSLNLSGNQLSGRLPSEIGKLSNLEDLDLSVNNLSGPIPQHLGDCSKLIYLHLGMNRFNGSIPNQMGNLISLQILMDLSHNQLSGVIPSEIGQLHSLEILNLSHNMLSGSIPPSLEQLLSLTSIDISYNELEGPIPDIKAFKDAPKEAFTSNKALCGNASKNLPSCSSSMVEKRNTGKKHKFIICILLPILSVMLLLSIVIRIVWVFHRKGKKKIEMGQTERIHQIDLFAIYNYDGRIVHENIIEATEIFDDKHCIGKGGYGSVYKATLSTGQVVAVKKLHPLQEDADNMVNLKHFTNEIRALTEIRHRNIVKFYGFCSHAQHSYLVYEYLERGSLAKILGDVEKAIELDWIKRISVIKGVANALSYMHHDCSPPIIHRDVSSSNILLDSEYEASVSDFGIARILMPDSSNWTSLAGTYGYIAPEFAYTMKVTEKCDVYSFGVITIETLMGRHPSELLSSLSLSSLSSLASSSIVQTMMLKDVLDQRLPPPTTEVYGPMVSMAKIAFACLNVDPQSRPTMKHVSQELSSHKPFSLESFHTITLEEFLHGGRVLG